The Georgenia faecalis genome includes a window with the following:
- a CDS encoding GNAT family N-acetyltransferase: protein MATLAFRIERHTAGDRDAVRAILADLPAWFGRPESTDAYVAAADKLPNYFAIAPDGEPIGVVLVEQHFPETAEIHLMAVRAGWHRRGVGRALLASVEGDLHRSGTRVLTVKTLGAADPDEGYRKTRLFYEGTGFLPLEEFTDLWPGTPCLFMAKPLG from the coding sequence ATGGCCACGCTCGCTTTCCGCATCGAACGGCACACCGCTGGCGACCGCGACGCGGTGCGAGCGATCCTGGCGGACCTGCCCGCGTGGTTCGGCCGCCCCGAGTCGACCGACGCCTACGTGGCCGCCGCCGACAAGCTGCCGAACTACTTCGCCATCGCGCCGGACGGCGAGCCGATCGGGGTCGTCCTCGTGGAGCAGCACTTCCCCGAGACCGCGGAGATCCACCTCATGGCGGTGAGGGCCGGCTGGCACCGCCGCGGGGTCGGTCGTGCGCTCCTCGCCAGCGTCGAAGGCGATCTTCACAGGAGTGGCACACGCGTGCTGACGGTGAAGACGCTCGGCGCCGCCGACCCCGATGAGGGCTACCGGAAGACGCGACTGTTCTACGAAGGCACCGGGTTCCTGCCCCTTGAGGAGTTCACGGATCTCTGGCCCGGCACTCCCTGCCTCTTCATGGCCAAGCCGCTCGGCTGA
- a CDS encoding purine-nucleoside phosphorylase, with protein MGSETDAAMADPATDPFEVARASAERLAELTGVARHDIALVLGSGWGGAADLLGETVAEVPATQLPGFHAPVVVGHGGTIRSVRIDDAGDGEPRHALVLGARTHFYEGRGVRAVAHGVRMAAAAGARTLVLTNGCGGLDPAWAPGTPVLISDHINLTAASPLEGATFVDLTDLYSPRLRELARTVDPDLPEGVYVQFRGPHYETPAEVRMARTMGGDLVGMSTALEAIAARHVGMEILGISLVTNPAAGVSDEALAHEDVIAAGAAAGPRISRLLADIVRKI; from the coding sequence ATGGGAAGCGAGACTGACGCCGCCATGGCGGACCCGGCCACGGACCCGTTCGAGGTCGCCCGGGCGAGCGCAGAACGGCTGGCGGAGCTCACGGGGGTCGCCCGCCACGACATCGCCCTGGTCCTCGGCTCCGGCTGGGGCGGCGCCGCCGACCTCCTCGGCGAGACGGTCGCCGAGGTCCCGGCGACGCAGCTCCCGGGCTTCCACGCACCCGTCGTCGTCGGGCACGGCGGCACGATCCGTTCCGTCCGCATCGACGACGCCGGCGACGGCGAGCCGCGGCACGCGCTCGTCCTCGGTGCCCGCACCCACTTCTACGAGGGCCGCGGCGTCCGCGCCGTCGCCCACGGCGTGCGGATGGCGGCGGCGGCCGGGGCTCGCACCCTCGTCCTCACCAACGGCTGCGGCGGGCTCGACCCGGCATGGGCGCCGGGGACACCCGTCCTCATCTCCGACCACATCAACCTCACGGCGGCCTCGCCCCTGGAGGGGGCCACGTTCGTCGACCTCACCGACCTGTACTCCCCGCGCCTGCGCGAGCTCGCGCGGACGGTCGACCCGGACCTGCCCGAGGGCGTGTACGTCCAGTTCCGCGGGCCGCACTACGAGACGCCCGCCGAGGTCCGCATGGCCCGGACCATGGGCGGCGACCTCGTCGGGATGTCGACGGCGCTGGAGGCCATCGCGGCCCGGCACGTGGGCATGGAGATCCTCGGCATCTCGCTCGTGACGAACCCCGCCGCCGGGGTCTCCGACGAGGCCCTCGCGCACGAGGACGTCATCGCGGCGGGCGCCGCCGCCGGCCCGCGCATCTCGCGCCTCCTCGCGGACATCGTCCGCAAGATCTGA
- a CDS encoding phospho-sugar mutase encodes MDVDAVRAWIAEDPDPDTARELTELLATATAAPGPDSPDGDAVVSATAELEDRFSGPLAFGTAGLRGALGGGPNRMNRAVVLRTAAGLAAFLAERLDGQPARVVIGYDARHGSAQFARDTAAVVTAAGGKAMLLPSTLPTPVLAFAVRHLDADAGVMVTASHNPPADNGYKVYLGGRVVTGSGRGAQIVPPYDAEIAAHIAAVGPLSQVRVADGGWDVLTNGILEDYLTRVASLVPAGHARSLKIVLTPMHGVGGATTVEALRRAGFTDVHVVPEQAQPDPDFPTVAFPNPEEPGALDLSFELARHVRANLVIANDPDADRCSVAVPDHAAAGGWRQLTGDEVGTLLGEQAAVAAAMVDGGVLANSIVSSRLLAKVAVSHGLEHRTTLTGFKWISRVEGLVFGYEEALGYCVDPAAVRDKDGISAAVRIAFLASQLADRGLTLRDELDRLAVRHGVHATAPLSVRVADLSLIGAAMTRLRSAGPTHLAGSPMAQVADLSQGYEGLPPTDGLLYLSEAGDRVIIRPSGTEPKLKCYLEVIEPVADADALGAARERAAERLSRIRTEIAAAVGL; translated from the coding sequence ATGGACGTCGACGCTGTACGCGCCTGGATTGCCGAGGACCCGGACCCGGACACGGCCCGGGAGCTCACCGAGCTGCTCGCCACGGCGACCGCCGCCCCCGGCCCCGACTCCCCCGACGGCGACGCCGTCGTGTCGGCGACCGCGGAGCTCGAGGACCGCTTCTCCGGCCCGCTCGCCTTCGGCACCGCCGGTCTGCGCGGGGCGCTCGGCGGCGGCCCCAACCGGATGAACCGCGCCGTCGTGCTGCGCACGGCCGCCGGGCTCGCCGCCTTCCTCGCGGAGCGCCTCGACGGCCAGCCCGCCCGCGTCGTCATCGGCTACGACGCCCGCCACGGCTCCGCGCAGTTCGCCCGCGACACCGCGGCCGTGGTGACGGCCGCGGGCGGCAAGGCCATGCTCCTGCCGTCGACGCTGCCCACCCCCGTCCTCGCCTTCGCGGTCCGGCACCTCGACGCCGACGCCGGCGTCATGGTCACCGCGAGCCACAACCCGCCCGCGGACAACGGCTACAAGGTCTACCTGGGCGGGCGCGTCGTCACCGGAAGCGGGCGCGGCGCGCAGATCGTCCCCCCGTACGACGCCGAGATCGCCGCCCACATCGCCGCCGTCGGGCCGCTGTCCCAGGTGCGGGTCGCCGACGGCGGCTGGGACGTCCTCACCAACGGCATCCTCGAGGACTACCTCACGCGCGTCGCATCGCTGGTGCCCGCCGGCCACGCCCGCTCCCTGAAGATCGTCCTCACGCCGATGCACGGCGTGGGCGGGGCGACCACCGTCGAGGCCCTGCGCCGCGCGGGGTTCACCGACGTCCACGTCGTCCCCGAGCAGGCGCAGCCCGACCCTGACTTCCCCACGGTCGCCTTCCCCAACCCGGAGGAACCGGGCGCCCTCGACCTCTCCTTCGAGCTCGCCCGGCACGTCCGGGCGAACCTCGTCATCGCCAACGACCCCGACGCCGACCGCTGCTCGGTCGCGGTCCCCGACCACGCCGCCGCGGGCGGCTGGCGCCAGCTCACCGGCGACGAGGTCGGCACCCTCCTCGGGGAGCAGGCGGCCGTCGCCGCCGCCATGGTCGACGGCGGCGTCCTGGCCAACTCCATCGTCTCGTCCCGGCTGCTCGCCAAGGTGGCCGTGTCCCACGGCCTCGAGCACCGCACGACGCTCACCGGCTTCAAGTGGATCAGCCGCGTCGAGGGCCTCGTCTTCGGGTACGAGGAGGCGCTCGGCTACTGCGTCGACCCCGCCGCCGTGCGGGACAAGGACGGCATCAGCGCGGCCGTCCGCATCGCCTTCCTCGCCTCGCAGCTCGCCGACCGCGGCCTCACGCTGCGCGACGAGCTCGACCGCCTCGCCGTCCGCCACGGCGTCCACGCCACCGCGCCCCTGTCGGTACGCGTCGCCGACCTCTCCCTCATCGGCGCGGCCATGACCCGGCTCCGGTCGGCCGGGCCGACCCACCTCGCCGGGTCGCCCATGGCTCAGGTCGCGGACCTCTCGCAGGGCTACGAGGGACTACCGCCCACTGACGGCCTGCTCTACCTCAGCGAGGCCGGTGACCGCGTCATCATCCGGCCCAGCGGCACCGAGCCGAAGCTCAAGTGCTACCTCGAGGTGATCGAGCCGGTCGCCGACGCCGACGCGCTGGGCGCCGCCCGGGAGCGGGCCGCGGAGCGCCTGTCCCGCATCCGGACCGAGATCGCGGCCGCCGTCGGGCTCTAG
- a CDS encoding GntR family transcriptional regulator, whose translation MSRLVSVDLGSGVPPYEQIRGQVAALVAAGGLVPGQRLPTVRDLAADLGVAVGTVQRAYRELEADGLVTSRRRTGTVVAPGAGAAGPGAAVRARAHAFVTEARAGGLGDREILDLVRGALMADPAAAAPPRPGRARDDDLEWGHD comes from the coding sequence GTGAGCCGCCTCGTCAGCGTCGACCTCGGCTCCGGCGTCCCGCCCTACGAGCAGATCCGCGGGCAGGTCGCCGCCCTCGTCGCCGCCGGCGGCCTCGTGCCGGGGCAGCGGCTGCCGACGGTCCGCGACCTCGCCGCCGACCTTGGGGTCGCCGTCGGGACGGTACAGCGGGCCTACCGCGAGCTCGAGGCCGACGGCCTGGTGACATCCCGCCGTCGGACGGGCACCGTGGTGGCCCCCGGAGCCGGGGCGGCGGGCCCGGGAGCCGCCGTCCGGGCCCGCGCGCACGCCTTCGTCACCGAGGCGCGCGCGGGTGGTCTGGGCGACCGGGAGATCCTCGACCTCGTCCGCGGGGCGCTCATGGCCGACCCCGCCGCGGCCGCCCCGCCGCGCCCAGGCCGGGCCCGGGACGACGACCTAGAGTGGGGACATGACTGA
- a CDS encoding NAD(P)H-quinone dehydrogenase: MTTHVAPTEVPPAPVEGRRVQDAAGPSPVREGSHVVVIGGGPGGYEAALVAAQLGARVTVIERQGLGGSAVLTDVVPSKTLIATAEWMTVADSAAELGIRADGGPDGEVGRLSVDLGIVNERVVRLARHQSRDIATRLEREGITVIDGTGRLGGKISDQGTREVLVTTADDGEFSVTADIILVATGASPRVLPGSEPDGERILTWAQMYNLTTMPEHLVVVGSGVTGAEFAGAYNALGAPVTLVSSRDRVLPGEDEDAAELIEGVFLQRGMTVLSRSRAQAVRRVGDRVEVELTDGRVIEASHCLLAVGAVPNTADLGLAEAGVAVSESGHIQVDRVSRTTALRVYAAGDCTGVLPLASVAAMQGRIAMWHSLGDAVAPLDRDAVTANIFTAPEIATIGVPESAVESGAVNGSVTRLPLARNPRAKMLGIREGFIKVISDRATGAVLGGVVVAPRASELIFPLAIAVTQRLTVDQLANVFTIYPSLSGSIAEAARTLHRTGDA; the protein is encoded by the coding sequence GTGACCACCCACGTTGCCCCGACCGAAGTCCCTCCCGCCCCCGTCGAGGGCCGACGCGTCCAGGACGCCGCCGGACCGTCGCCCGTACGAGAAGGAAGCCACGTCGTCGTCATCGGCGGCGGGCCCGGCGGGTACGAGGCCGCGCTCGTCGCCGCCCAGCTCGGCGCGCGGGTCACCGTCATCGAGCGGCAGGGCCTGGGGGGCTCGGCCGTGCTCACCGACGTCGTCCCCTCCAAGACCCTCATCGCGACCGCCGAGTGGATGACCGTGGCGGACTCCGCCGCCGAGCTCGGGATCCGCGCCGACGGCGGCCCCGACGGCGAGGTCGGGCGGCTCAGCGTGGACCTCGGCATCGTCAACGAGCGGGTGGTCCGGCTCGCCCGGCACCAGTCCCGCGACATTGCCACGCGGCTCGAGCGCGAGGGGATCACCGTCATCGACGGCACCGGCCGGCTGGGCGGGAAGATCTCCGACCAGGGCACCCGCGAGGTCCTCGTCACGACGGCCGACGACGGCGAGTTCAGCGTGACCGCCGACATCATCCTCGTTGCCACCGGCGCGAGCCCCCGGGTGCTGCCGGGCTCGGAGCCGGACGGTGAGCGGATCCTCACGTGGGCCCAGATGTACAACCTCACCACCATGCCGGAGCACCTCGTCGTCGTCGGCTCCGGCGTGACCGGCGCCGAGTTCGCCGGTGCCTACAACGCCCTGGGGGCTCCGGTCACGCTGGTGTCGAGCCGTGACCGGGTCCTGCCCGGGGAGGACGAGGACGCCGCCGAGCTCATCGAGGGTGTGTTCCTCCAGCGCGGCATGACCGTGCTGTCGCGCTCCCGGGCGCAGGCGGTCCGCCGGGTCGGCGACCGCGTCGAGGTCGAGCTCACCGACGGACGCGTCATCGAGGCCTCGCACTGCCTCCTTGCCGTGGGGGCCGTGCCCAACACCGCCGACCTCGGCCTGGCCGAGGCAGGGGTGGCGGTCTCCGAGAGCGGCCACATCCAGGTGGACCGGGTCTCGCGGACCACTGCGCTGCGCGTGTACGCCGCAGGTGACTGCACCGGCGTGCTGCCCCTGGCGTCCGTCGCCGCGATGCAGGGCCGGATCGCCATGTGGCACTCGCTCGGCGACGCGGTGGCCCCGCTCGACCGGGACGCGGTCACCGCCAACATCTTCACCGCCCCGGAGATCGCCACCATCGGGGTGCCCGAGTCCGCCGTCGAGTCCGGCGCCGTCAACGGGTCCGTCACCCGGCTGCCCCTGGCCCGCAACCCGCGCGCGAAGATGCTCGGCATCCGCGAGGGGTTCATCAAGGTGATCTCGGACCGGGCGACCGGGGCGGTGCTCGGCGGGGTCGTCGTCGCCCCGCGGGCCAGCGAGCTCATCTTCCCGCTCGCCATCGCGGTGACGCAGCGGCTCACCGTCGACCAGCTCGCCAACGTCTTCACCATCTACCCCTCCCTGTCCGGGTCCATCGCCGAGGCCGCTCGGACCCTGCACCGCACCGGCGACGCCTGA
- a CDS encoding HNH endonuclease signature motif containing protein encodes MNDGPAELPPALQPSTAAGPELAGSLERLDLTELDAFALVEAVAAWQRVASWAQARTGEAAALLALELSATVGGGYAAPAPSTPGPRRWPAPGPSTRAATLELALRLGTTRHRAQDLVETGTALTGVLIATGGALERGEVDYSKAQVFARHLFTVPPEIAMAVEDRVLPGAGERTPPQLADDIAKALADVDPGHAEARHQVARGKRRVEHPRVLPDGMASIYAVMPAVDAVALNLALDDAARSARAAGDSRTTDQLRCDVLATVGATALHQGWVGACPHHGDGAVPVAPRGAGTPTRPAMPQGTGTPAGPTPSQNAGTPTEPASPPWPPAGGTSYRLGTLGGAPPQVRVTVPLDTLRGGDAPGELDGYGPITPATARALAAGGVWQRLVTDPRSGAVLDVGRKRYRPPADLAEIIRARDGTCVRPGCRVRADACELDHTIPFGGSGLGRTSLTNLGALCPADHALKSSGDFRVRQPASGVFEWVTPSGHAYRREVDGTVTHLRSSRPEALAPAPAPARDEKLPRHGRTHDRDPAHPVPGVAGVVAETSVEEPPPF; translated from the coding sequence GTGAACGACGGTCCCGCGGAACTGCCCCCAGCGCTGCAGCCCTCCACCGCGGCCGGGCCGGAGCTCGCCGGCTCGCTCGAGCGCCTCGACCTCACGGAGCTCGACGCGTTCGCCCTGGTCGAGGCCGTCGCCGCCTGGCAGCGGGTGGCGTCCTGGGCGCAGGCCCGCACGGGGGAGGCCGCCGCGCTGCTGGCCCTCGAGCTCTCGGCCACCGTCGGTGGCGGGTACGCCGCTCCTGCGCCGTCGACGCCGGGACCGCGCCGCTGGCCGGCCCCAGGGCCCAGCACACGGGCCGCCACCCTGGAGCTCGCCCTCCGTCTGGGCACCACCCGCCACCGCGCGCAGGACCTCGTCGAGACCGGCACCGCCCTCACCGGCGTCCTCATCGCGACAGGCGGCGCGCTCGAACGGGGCGAGGTCGACTACTCCAAGGCCCAGGTGTTCGCTCGCCACCTCTTCACCGTTCCACCGGAGATCGCCATGGCGGTCGAGGACCGGGTCCTCCCTGGTGCCGGTGAGCGCACCCCGCCTCAGCTCGCTGACGACATCGCCAAGGCCCTCGCCGATGTGGACCCCGGCCATGCCGAGGCCCGCCACCAGGTCGCCCGGGGCAAGCGGCGCGTGGAACACCCCCGGGTCCTCCCCGACGGCATGGCCTCGATCTACGCCGTCATGCCGGCGGTCGACGCCGTGGCGCTCAACCTCGCCCTCGACGACGCCGCCCGGAGCGCCCGCGCGGCCGGCGACTCCCGCACCACCGACCAGCTGAGGTGCGACGTACTCGCCACGGTCGGCGCGACGGCGCTCCACCAGGGCTGGGTCGGGGCGTGTCCGCATCACGGGGACGGTGCCGTGCCGGTGGCGCCCCGGGGCGCCGGGACGCCTACCCGGCCAGCGATGCCGCAGGGCACGGGGACACCAGCGGGGCCCACGCCGTCCCAGAACGCGGGAACGCCCACGGAGCCGGCCTCGCCACCCTGGCCACCCGCCGGTGGCACCTCGTACCGGCTCGGGACGCTCGGGGGCGCTCCCCCGCAGGTCCGGGTCACGGTTCCGCTCGACACGCTGCGTGGTGGCGATGCCCCCGGCGAGCTCGACGGCTACGGCCCCATCACCCCTGCGACCGCGCGCGCCCTGGCCGCGGGAGGCGTCTGGCAACGGCTCGTCACCGACCCCCGCAGCGGTGCCGTTCTCGACGTCGGCCGGAAGCGATACCGACCACCCGCCGACCTCGCCGAGATCATCCGCGCTCGTGATGGCACATGTGTGCGGCCCGGGTGCCGTGTGCGCGCCGATGCCTGCGAGCTCGACCACACGATCCCCTTCGGTGGGTCCGGCCTGGGCCGGACGAGCCTCACCAACCTGGGAGCCCTGTGCCCGGCCGACCACGCCCTCAAGTCGTCCGGCGACTTCCGGGTGCGGCAGCCGGCGAGCGGGGTCTTCGAATGGGTCACCCCGTCGGGTCACGCCTACCGGCGGGAGGTGGACGGGACCGTCACCCACCTGCGATCGAGCCGCCCGGAAGCGCTGGCACCGGCACCGGCACCGGCGCGCGACGAGAAGCTCCCGCGCCACGGTCGCACCCACGACCGCGACCCCGCGCACCCGGTTCCGGGGGTCGCGGGAGTCGTCGCCGAGACCTCGGTGGAGGAACCACCGCCGTTCTAG
- a CDS encoding cytidine deaminase encodes MVIDDGTWRELREAAREIVRRAYAPYSHYPVGAAALVDDGRVVTGCNVENAGYGVTLCAECGLVSALIASGGGRLVAFTCVDGEGTVIVPCGRCRQLLWEHGGPGLLVEMPSGIRPMTEVLPEAFGPDHLAAAAG; translated from the coding sequence ATGGTCATCGACGACGGAACCTGGCGTGAGCTCCGCGAGGCGGCACGGGAGATCGTCCGCCGCGCCTACGCGCCCTACTCGCACTACCCGGTGGGGGCAGCCGCCCTCGTCGACGACGGACGCGTGGTCACCGGCTGCAACGTGGAGAACGCGGGGTACGGCGTGACCCTGTGCGCCGAGTGCGGCCTGGTGTCCGCGCTCATCGCCTCCGGTGGGGGACGCCTCGTGGCCTTCACCTGCGTCGACGGCGAGGGGACGGTCATCGTGCCCTGCGGGCGGTGCCGCCAGCTCCTGTGGGAGCACGGCGGGCCGGGGCTGCTCGTGGAGATGCCGAGCGGGATCCGCCCCATGACCGAGGTGCTTCCCGAGGCCTTCGGGCCGGACCACCTCGCCGCCGCCGCCGGCTGA
- the deoC gene encoding deoxyribose-phosphate aldolase, which translates to MSSLSRTDVARMVDHTLLKPEATPEQVAALVAEARQLGVLAVCVSPSQLPLEDTGDLVVAAVAGFPSGAHKSEVKAAEAARAVADGAQEIDMVIDLSLVLTGRYDACEAEIRAVREAVPAPTVLKVIIESAALTDDQIIAACRAAEAAGADFVKTSTGFHPAGGASVRAVEVMASTVGGRLGVKASGGIRDAATAAAMIEAGATRLGLSGSAAVLDGFAD; encoded by the coding sequence ATGAGCTCCCTGTCCCGCACCGACGTCGCCCGCATGGTCGACCACACCCTGCTCAAGCCCGAGGCGACGCCGGAGCAGGTGGCCGCCCTCGTCGCCGAGGCGCGGCAGCTCGGTGTGCTGGCGGTGTGCGTCTCCCCGAGCCAGCTCCCGCTCGAGGACACCGGGGACCTCGTCGTCGCCGCCGTGGCCGGGTTCCCCTCCGGGGCGCACAAGAGCGAGGTCAAGGCCGCCGAGGCCGCGCGCGCCGTCGCCGACGGCGCGCAGGAGATCGACATGGTCATCGACCTCTCGCTCGTCCTCACGGGCCGCTACGACGCCTGCGAGGCGGAGATCCGCGCCGTGCGCGAGGCCGTCCCGGCGCCGACCGTCCTCAAGGTCATCATCGAGTCGGCGGCCCTCACGGACGACCAGATCATCGCGGCGTGCCGGGCGGCGGAGGCCGCCGGGGCGGACTTCGTCAAGACGTCGACCGGCTTCCACCCCGCGGGCGGGGCCAGCGTGCGTGCCGTCGAGGTCATGGCGAGCACCGTGGGCGGGCGCCTGGGCGTCAAGGCCTCCGGCGGCATCCGCGACGCCGCGACGGCCGCGGCGATGATCGAGGCGGGCGCCACCCGCCTGGGCCTGTCGGGCAGCGCGGCCGTCCTCGACGGCTTCGCCGACTGA
- a CDS encoding pyridoxamine 5'-phosphate oxidase family protein: MTDQDGVAKVTALIKGMRVAMLTTTSVEGGLRSRPLATQEVEFDGDVSFIVRRDSSVVADVAAHPSVNVAYSDGSTWVSLSGTAHVVNDEAKLAELWNTFTGAWLEGGPEDPGNVLLHISADSAEYWDSPGAKVVQLANLVKAKVTGRRIEGDTGKVEL; this comes from the coding sequence ATGACCGACCAGGACGGCGTCGCCAAGGTGACCGCGCTCATCAAGGGCATGCGCGTCGCGATGCTCACGACCACCTCGGTCGAGGGCGGGCTGCGCTCACGGCCGCTCGCCACCCAGGAGGTGGAGTTCGACGGCGACGTCTCCTTCATCGTCCGGCGCGACTCGTCGGTGGTCGCCGACGTCGCAGCCCACCCGAGCGTCAACGTCGCCTACTCGGACGGCTCCACGTGGGTCTCGCTGTCGGGCACCGCGCACGTGGTCAACGACGAGGCGAAGCTCGCCGAGCTCTGGAACACCTTCACCGGCGCGTGGCTCGAGGGCGGCCCGGAGGACCCCGGCAACGTCCTGCTGCACATCAGCGCCGACTCCGCCGAGTACTGGGACTCCCCCGGCGCGAAGGTCGTCCAGCTGGCGAACCTCGTCAAGGCCAAGGTCACCGGCCGTCGCATCGAGGGCGACACGGGCAAGGTCGAGCTGTAG
- a CDS encoding thymidine phosphorylase: protein MTEPFDTVDVIRTKRDGAVLSPEQIDWVVDAYTRGVVADEQMSALAMAIFLNGMSREEIARWTAAMIASGERMSFATLSRPTADKHSTGGVGDKITLPLAPLVAVFDVAVPQLSGRGLGHTGGTLDKLEAIPGWRAALSNEEMFAQLEDVGAVICAAGAGLAPADKKLYALRDITATVEAIPLIASSIMSKKIAEGTGSLVLDVKVGSGAFMKDLDRARELATTMVRLGTDAGVRTTALLTDMSTPLGRTAGNALEVRESVEVLAGGGPADVVDLTVALAQEMLAAAGKPDADPRAALADGRAMDVWRRMISAQGGDPDAPLPQAKHTEQVLAPSDGVLARLDAYDVGVAAWRLGAGRARKEDTVQAGAGVEMHAKPGDRVRAGEPLLTLHTDTPERFERAREALAGAIDIADTAPDLSDSVVLGRIEA from the coding sequence ATGACTGAGCCTTTCGACACCGTCGACGTCATCCGGACCAAGCGGGACGGGGCCGTCCTGTCGCCCGAGCAGATCGACTGGGTGGTGGACGCCTACACCCGCGGCGTCGTCGCGGACGAGCAGATGTCGGCCCTGGCGATGGCGATCTTCCTCAACGGGATGTCGCGCGAGGAGATCGCGCGCTGGACCGCGGCGATGATCGCGTCGGGGGAGCGGATGAGCTTCGCCACCCTGTCTCGTCCCACCGCGGACAAGCACTCGACGGGTGGCGTCGGGGACAAGATCACCCTGCCGCTCGCCCCGCTGGTCGCGGTGTTCGACGTCGCCGTCCCGCAGCTCTCCGGGCGCGGGCTCGGCCACACCGGCGGCACCCTCGACAAGCTCGAGGCGATCCCCGGCTGGCGGGCGGCGCTGAGCAACGAGGAGATGTTCGCCCAGCTCGAAGACGTCGGCGCCGTCATCTGCGCCGCCGGCGCCGGCCTGGCGCCGGCGGACAAGAAGCTCTACGCCCTGCGCGACATCACCGCGACCGTCGAGGCCATCCCGCTCATCGCGTCCTCGATCATGAGCAAGAAGATCGCCGAGGGGACCGGCTCGCTCGTGCTCGACGTCAAGGTCGGCTCCGGGGCCTTCATGAAGGACCTCGACCGGGCCCGCGAGCTCGCCACGACGATGGTCCGGCTCGGCACCGACGCTGGCGTGCGCACCACCGCCCTGCTCACCGACATGTCGACCCCGCTGGGCCGCACCGCCGGCAATGCGCTCGAGGTCCGGGAGTCGGTGGAGGTGCTCGCCGGCGGCGGGCCCGCCGACGTCGTCGACCTCACCGTGGCCCTCGCGCAGGAGATGCTCGCGGCCGCCGGGAAGCCCGACGCCGACCCGCGCGCGGCGCTGGCCGACGGGCGCGCCATGGACGTGTGGCGCCGGATGATCTCCGCGCAGGGCGGGGACCCGGACGCCCCCCTCCCGCAGGCCAAGCACACCGAGCAGGTGCTCGCCCCCAGCGACGGCGTCCTCGCCCGCCTCGACGCCTACGACGTCGGCGTCGCCGCGTGGCGCCTCGGCGCCGGCCGGGCCCGCAAGGAGGACACCGTCCAGGCCGGCGCGGGCGTGGAGATGCACGCCAAGCCGGGCGACCGGGTGCGCGCGGGCGAGCCGCTGCTCACCCTCCATACCGACACCCCCGAGCGGTTCGAGCGGGCGCGCGAGGCGCTGGCCGGTGCCATCGACATCGCCGACACCGCGCCTGACCTCTCCGACTCCGTCGTCCTCGGGCGCATCGAGGCGTGA